The DNA segment TTACCACCTTATGTTTCACACCATACACGATCTgtaaaaatatgcttttaaaacTCCCCCACTGTATCTATTATTACACAGCTTATAACAGGGCATACTAAAATCTAAGAAACAACTTTCTATAGGCCTAATCTTTAACTATTGGCACCCTGAtttatcctcctcctccttccactgcaccaccatcaccatcaccatcatcatcatcatcatcatcatacttGAAAAGTCAGCCAGTCCAGTCATGCGTCTGGTCCACAGGAGTAAAGTCAGGCAGAAGAGGCTGTGACTCCAGTCTAGTCCGTGGCAAGGACGCGTCCAGCTCATGATTTGCATCCTGTTTCTGAGATCATATTTAAGAGACTGCAAAATTCCCTGTAGGCTGCTGGATACtcataaaaatcataaaaaccCATACAAATGCGTCATCTTCGTATGGCCTAcgcatttgtaaaaaaataaataaataaatgaaggtAGTTAGAAAGTAGTTGGCGAAGCCATCGCTTCACCCATATGTCTTCCTTCACGGAAAATATTACAAATGAAGCATAACCCAGCGCCTGTGTGCTGGTGAATGAGAGCAGCCCGTGCCCCAATGCAGCATGGCCCACAGAGCAGGTTAGAAATAGCAGCTGCGCAACAAGTTGGTCCAAACTGACGAGATGAGAAACCGACGCGTGGTGATCCTCCAGCCCGACTCCACTGTTGTTCAACACCGCAGATTTGTGAATAGATGCGTGGGGAAACTGAAAGCGACTTACAGTAACAGCTGAGTTGGAATTatggtgtgggcgtggcatgtaCAACTATTTTAAAGGCAAAAGCGGCGACACAGTGAATGGTATGACGCACTGGCAGGACCCCCCCCCCNNNNNNNNNNCCCTTTCATGAGGCACATGTTTACTTTTTGGATTATGGCAAATGCTTTCTTTCTATGATGTGTCTTCTGTGCTTTCATTTctcttctttgtttctttgtagccTACTACTAGAACTGACCAattttatattcatgttttatgtCATAACACATGACACAGGGACATACTGGGCAGGTAGAGGTCACTAAGCCCTTTggggagtttttcctctttctgcACATTCATTTCATTATCATTTCTATGTCATATGTGAATTAAAAtgtgcaaataaacaaaaatctaactcaaaatgttttttcgTTTGGCTATTTTAGACTTGGACAAACACTGGCACAGCCCACATTGGTAAATCTTTTGTTTAGGAAAGAAAtgcttatattattattattattattattaaaaggcaAAGATAAGATAGCTGCCAGTGGCCAAAACATAGACAACACAGTGTGTTAGCGATGctttgtgtgggtctgtgtgtccCAGGTTGACTTCAATGGGATATATTGATTCTGTTTCTTTCATAAACTGTTGATGCCCTAACCATGGTGCCTTTGAATGAAGCAGGGGGCCTCCTGGGTAAATTGCTCCTGAGCCCACATCCATGACCCACTCCATGGTAACCAGTCAATCTACAGGTCAGACTGCAGCAGACTTACAACTGTCAAGCAGACAGACGATGGGGTCTCCGTGCTCGGCTCCATTGGGGGAAGACTGGCAGGGGGAGGAACTGAGAGGTGATATTTTGCATACAAACTGGACAACAGTCCCCCCCCCTTGTTGGTTCCATTCGCTGTATTTTAGCTTTAGGCACCCAGGGAGTGGCTCCAAAACCTCTTTCATGTGCTCTTATCCCTCCAAAGCCTGTGGAATTTTGTTGTCAAACTCTAGAAAGTTTCctccacttttgtttttaaggcaAGAGACAGCCATGTaggtaacaaataaaaacaaaagtattgaCTAAATGTAGACATAACATTTTAGATTCATGCTAAAGCTATGGTGAAAAAAGTTCTGAAATacagtgtgtagatgtgtgacGCGTGTACACCTACAGAAATAAGAATTATTAGAACTATGTAATgtcattttgtaatttatgccaTTGCAAGGCTGGCTCCTGTCAGCAATTTACAGTTCCAGTTAATGTCTTTACACTTCATAATGTAGAAATTAGCTAGAAGCATATGTATAATACAACTATTTGTGTTTATTATCGAAACGTAAAAGGTTTGTTACTtctgaaaagcttttttcaAAGTTGCCATGAAGACAATCTAAAACATCTTGCGTTTCAGTTCctctttaaaaaagttttttgccAGACAGACTTTGATCaaagaacattttaaacatgttatgTTGTTAAAAGACAAACCTTCAATTAGATAGCATActagaaaataaagacaaaacatttcattaggGTTAATGATGTTTTGCAACAAACAGGAAAAGGAGGAGATAAACTGAACAGgtccaaagaaaagaaagatcttgatttacattttgtgtctctAGTGTGTCTTGAACTGATcataaatcaaaacattttcagttttcCTTTAAAGCAGAATTTCTTTAAACACATCCACTGTGGAGGAAAACACATTTCCACTCTAGGGAggttgctttatttatttatttatttatttatttatttaggaagAAATACGTAAAAAATCCAGAAAGACAGATTGTCAGAGGgaactttttttgactttaacTTCCCAAACTAAAACCTTTTGGTCTTTAGAGGCAGACAGGGGTTGGCTGCCGAGTCACCAATACATACAAACAATTACTTAACTCTTCTTCAAACACAGATAATTTACAGTTCAACACagataacattttaacattacaaACATCTTCACTTGAAATCCATATTCATCTCAAGTTGGGAATCAATTGCAGCCTGTAATTGGGGAAAGACaatggcattaaaaaaaaaggaaagcagcCACATCTCATCCCTcatcaaataaactattaagaTACTCACCAATTCTCTTTTTGCCTCTTCTATTTTCACTTGAGCAAGAGATGGGCTCTGTTGTGGTTTAGAAGGTCAAAACAGAAAGTTGGTTCCAAACATGATACACCTTTTTCTGTCAAGTTGCTTTAATCGAGTCTaatttacacacatacatatacattacaTTCCTCAAAAAAAAAGGCCTTCATCAAAATAGTTAGGATATCATGAACGCACTTTGTTGTTGGAATGCTAGAAGACAAAAAACGTAAAAGAAACGTACCGGGCTTAAGTCCATGTAAGGCTCCAGTTTCTTTTTCAAAGGGATTATTTCTTGTTTCAGTGCGGTGACTTCCTACAGAGAGGAAAATAAGATGAAGCATTTTAAACCCTGAAAGCAGAAAGTGTTACACTTTCATAACAATGGCGCTCGACTGTGTTGCATGTGTAACCGCTGATATTACCTCAGAAAGCTGCACAATAGCCTGGTGGGTGATAGACTTGTCCATGTTCCTGGATGCAAGTTGAGCCTGcgggatagatagatgagaatAAAATAGCCAACCAAGATGAttttatatctctctctctctggtcccTCCTGACAATGATACCAAGGGTGTTAACTGTTGGACCTGTCTGCAGTATCATCTCTGTGCTCTAAACCAGAGGCAGTAACTTGATGCCCCCATTATACCCGGGTCAAACTACAGTCTGtctttgttaacaaaataaaactccaCAGAAGGAAAGGGCTGTGGCATGCCAGCAGGTTATTTGCTATTTTTCAGAGAGCAATTTCTGCACCTTTAGTAACATTTTAGAAGCATTTTGGTATTTGTTTCAGTGGCAACATAACTAAGCATATTTGCTATAAGACACTAAATTTGAAATACCTTAAGTGTGTGTTATTTCCCATTGCTAGGTACTTGCAGAGGGTTTTCTAGAAGACTCTCCTTATCATCTCCATCTTTCTCCCTTGTACtaattgtgtatttttatgCCATTGgttgccatttttttgtgttgcttgtGATGTTTTCCACTTTCTCTTACTGCTGGGCGGAGAATACCAACAATGAATGCCTCTTCAGGCTGCATAGCAAGTTGTCATTAGAACAGTTTTGCTTAATTTTCTCACCCAGAGCAAACCTCCTGCTAAGATATGAATATTTGACCAGACCAGGGTAAAATGTAAAACTCTTACATATCTTAGCATTTTCCAGCCGCCTTATGATTTTCAATAGCAGTGTATTGTACCATGTATCAACACCTCAATGTACTATGCAGCTGTTCCAGATACAGGCATAACACCACAAACCTCTGCCCTCTCCCGTCTGCTGCTGAGGTCTTTAGTCTTTGCCGTCACAAAATCCATGTTGAGCAGTCTCTCCTCCGCTTTGGCACTCTCCACTGACTGCGATTTGATAGTTTTGTTGATATCCCTGAAGACAACAAAGAACACTGATTACAGGTGATGTACAATATGTGACAGCAAATGGTTCATGTCTGTTGTAACCTACACACAGTATGTCATAGCCCaggattgtgtgtttgttgttactATAACGATGGTACAATGCAGTAGTAATATCAAAATGCAAAAAGTCATCATCCTCTGCATCCATGTTCTTACTCTTGTAAACTGCTCCGCAGCACCAGAGTCACACCAAGTCTCTCTCTGAGGGCCCTGAGTTCCCTCTCAAGTCTCCTGTTGGACTTCTCTTTTTCCAGCAGTTCGTTGGTGAGGTTGTTCATTGCTGGCataaagctagacaagacataAAAATACAACTGTGAAACTTCTCAATGGTAACGCTCATGTCTTTAATCAGGGAAACTACTGTCAAgaaaatacacataaaaaaagcataaaatagTTCAACAACAAGGTACCTGCCCAGTGATGTGTCTCTGACTCCAAGTACCATTGCAGTGTCCACTAAAGCAGACAAGTAGTCGGCAGCAGGCTTTGACAAGCTTGCACAGGACAGACCTACACCTTGTAAAAGAACATCACGGAGATGAGCACCTAAATGGAGGAAACACAGTTTAGTTTTGTAAAATGCTgtgaatatgtttgtgtgtgtgtgtgtgtgtgtgtgtgtgtgtgtgtgtgtgtgtgtattgcacTTGACAAAACGGCACACAGTAAAGTGAATCATGTAAAAACACTGAATTGAAGGTTTGTAACAACTTGGCTCTTATTTCCAGAGTTGTGGCCATCCTTTCTTAAAATAATTGCTAATATCTGTGTGGCCATGGTCCATGGGACAAGAAACACACAATCACTTGTATATTTCCCTGTGTAATTAAGTAACATTACTgacattttgggggaaaaaaggctAAAGGGTGGCTTGTTTACAACCTGTCTGATTAATCATGTGTCTTTCCCATTCACTATGTTACAGCAATGTCACTGTGTTTTGAGAGTTTAGCTATTACTTTAGTGAGTTCAATGTCATCCCAACTGAGGGAACTGATGATGGGAAAAACCTACTCAAATAGGCACAGAGTAATAGTAAATTGAAGTTATCCTTACAGTTGTTTCCTGATATGCTTAAATCCCCGACTAAAAGCGACTTTGTATCAAAACTAGAAGTCCGAATTTCATTGTATTTATCTCTGCTACGCCCTCACCCTCAGCCTGATACTCTGATGCTTTCTGCTTGAGGTCTTCTGTGAGGAGAGCTGTGTCCCTGCACCGGGCTTCACTGGACTGTGCCAGCTGGTACAGGATGTCCACAGTCCTGGTGTTGACCTCAAAGTGTGGCACCGGCTGATCTCCAAACACCGCGCTGAGCCAGCTGTTCACCTGAGGAGAAGGGTCACGTTTAACTacagtaaggtgaccagatttctctgacaaaatccggggacattttcagctcagaggcGTATNNNNNNNNNNaacacgtcatgtttttatttttgtaaaacttaaaacggggacattAGACCTAGAGCTAAACCGGGGTCCCCCTAAATcgggggactgtccccggaaaccggggacgtctggtcaccctaaacTACAGCCACGGAAGTCACTGCATTAACTTATAAAGGCATGTTAGCACGACCCTACCTTCTTTATCTTTTCACACATGGCGACTGGGAAGGCAGCAGCCACAACAACTAGCTTCCTACAACTTTTCGGGGGTCCCAGAGTGCTAGAGAAATGGCTCTGTGGCTCTGGGTGCTTTCTCAgccattaacaaaaacaacaacaattttagCTTTCAGCTGTTTTCGCGCCACCCAAAATAATTCTATTAACTTCCGGGTTACAAGGCAAtgtcatagacagttaaagaaagggcAATGTGAAGATACATCATGGATGTATTAGGTATTAAGAGAAGAGATATCCATGAAacgaagattttttttttaaataaatagaaattgacaaagaaaatgacggtttaaataaatgaagcTAACAAGGTGACGAATTAcgtaaacagtaaacaataaacTCTTGGTattaacaaagttttttttccttttggctcCCAAAAATAAACATCAGACATCCATTACAGCACTTAAAATATGGGTAAATATAAAATCAAGTCATATATCCCACATAATGTACTCAGGTCAGTTGGGTAAAACTAATCATCATCAATCATTTTCTTTTACCGTGTATGTTATATGTAATCTAATGCTTCTAATTGTTCATAAAAGGTCCTGGAGATGTATGTGAAAACAACACATGTATGATTAGATGGTCACAAAAAGATGGCATTGGCTTGACCTTGGTTATCAAAAGTATGCACTTTACTGTCACATTTGCCTTGTCATTCACTAACTATTGTTATTCAACATCCAACAATAAATATGATACAGACTTAGTTCTCCCCAAGGTGGCTATTGGCTAAAATGTATATGGTTTTAAAGattactaaaaacaaaaaaaattaagaacCACTTCTGAAAAATATCTCTATGCAAGCCACCAAAAACCATTGAAATGTTCCGAGtacaaatataatatttgaTTGCATGTAGACACATAAACGCTCATTCACTACCATTTTCAAAATTAAGtattaaaggaaaaacaagtGTCTAGGTTTTTGGTTTTCTAGGCTCTTAGCTAACAGACGAAAGCGGAAGTGCAAACAAATAACTATCTTGTAGCCTTTGGCTACTTCAGGTTCTCCTCTCCACTGTCAACCCACCCGCGTAGTTCGAAACAGCTTGGTGGAAATGGCGGCGAGACAAAAGTCGTTAAAACACCGACAGGAAAATATAAATACCACGTTTGAGTCCAGTATAGACTCCACCGCCGTCGAAGAAAAGTTGTTTGGCCAAGCAGAGGAGGACGAGGACGGTGACGGTGACGACGACGGACCTGTGGTCTTTATCTGCGGGAAGTGCAAGTTGCCTGTTGGGGATTCAATGTCCTGGGATGGAAGTGAAGACTGCCAAAACCAAATACGACTGAAGCGTAAGGACGtttagcatgtttgtttttctacttttagTGGTATAACGGAATTATTTTGCACAAATTAGTTGGGCGGCTTATTACCCCCCCTTCCTTTCTACCAATAGCTTTCTACTATTTATTACTGGAAGTTAGCTTACGTTAGCTTGTTATTGTAGTTTTAAATTGTATGGAAATGATGCATTCATAGGCAGTTGTAGTAGTTGGGAACTTAGAGATTTGGACGCTGCTGACGCGTCTGTTTTGGTCTTAGGGGTCACTGACAACGTCGTGGTTGGAGAGGATTCTCGCCTGCATGAAGCAAGCAAACGATCTCTCTGGTAAGAAGGTTCTGCCCATTAGTGAATTAACTAAGTATTCAAATCCTTTTAGTTACCAATGCAGCAATGTAAAcatattaaattacattaaaaagttATGCACTCAAATTTTTATCTGAGTAAAGGTTCAGaaatattatcagcaaaatgttatcaaaaagtatcaaaataaaaaagtgcttgatagGCATCAGGATTGCCACTGTCAAAGCTATACTAGTTGTAGCAAGCTTGCACTTGGAAGAAGTCAAAGAGCCAGAGCTATTCAAATCTACAGAagtttatttaacttttacacACACTCGATACACAGAGGTTTTCAATCTACCCCAGTGGCTCAGTCATGGTAACCCAACTaatgtaaataaacatgaacactAAATCAAGACTAAAATTTATAAAtgcataacaaaaaaacacttgcagaacattatttaaagacttaggctgaatcccatttctccatcttaccccttacccctaccccttgacccttgaaaccaaggggaaAGGTGTAGGGgggaaaacatacccctatgaaatgggacaccatacagtattgatcacaaacttccaagatgccgtctctgtctgtcaattgtgtgggttttgataacagtgtcatatgcatttatatatttatatattttatagttatttaatgttcactttggtggtgcagaNNNNNNNNNNcttatctgtgtagtacttaggtccgtttgcaatacaaatgtgtatacaaacacacatggtgtgttgtatatctgtttcagttNNNNNNNNNNtgaatgtcattgatgttcagaaaattttgttaacaaaaatctgtctttatttaaaaaattacataaaattatgttacagaaccattatcaactaNNNNNNNNNNcataactaacatgtcacacataaaaaggcactcaaatgagtaaaactaataaaatacacacaagaccacaaacaaacaaaNNNNNNNNNNacagctgttctgatattccagaccagtctgatgctTGTTGGCCATTATTCCCCCCCCTCATATTTCATCAGTGTtccgtatcaaaaccaacaacaatatacaagtgcataaACAGGaagtaattacaaatgattacaataatacagtaccaatNNNNNNNNNNatgggtacaacatgaacacatgatttaagaaacttctgctcgtaggagtaggggtaagatagagaaatgagagtCAGCCTTAAACTAGGACAGGAACCTTTGCAGAACAGTCAACACAATGGCATCCTGCCGGCCGTTCCAATTTATTATATAATTGGATGATTATAACTGATGCTTAATCGTGTAAACAGCATTTTATAGTCTAGTATAGAGGGATGTAATTTTAAATGCATTAtgttttgttgggttgtttAATCTACAAGaatgcatcatattttgtaaaatgatcctatgtgttgtatgttaaatcttaatctgcaaagtaactagtgaGTGACTATAGCTGCCAGATACCtgtagtggaataaaaaaagtaaaagtacctctaaattaaattgatttttttacttaaatCTGATCTGGGCCAAagtgtaatctttttttttttctgtaattttccCTTCGCAGTCTGATCGTGGATCTATTCTGTCGAGGCTGCAACTCGGTGCTTGGTATGGTTTACGCTTCCACGCCTAAGAACCTGGATCACAAGAGATTTGCATTCTGTCTCAACGTAGCAGACATTGAGAGGTGTGTTTACAGCTTTGGCTGTACGAATGTTTAATGACACATGCATcagtttaaatgtgtttaatggGATTTAGATCAATTTTTGAAGAGAGTGTAATGATCAAAACATTTCTGTTGGCTGTGAAGAATGTTGTACACCTGCAAAGTTATTTTACAAGATTACATTACGTGAGAACATACACTCCACAGAAATTGTCTCGTAATTTACTGTGTATAAAAACATGAGTATAAGCATCTACTCTCATCTAAGCATTTAGCACTCTACTATTACACTGTGAATCTTTTTCAGTTATGTGCTTGGCTCTGCAAGCCAGATGTTGGCAGCAGAGGGCCCCAAAGAGCAGCCAGTCACACTGGAGTACAGAGGCATTGTTGAACAACAGTTGACAGAGGTAAATTActgctgctgcttttctttgtctgttttctctgattttgtatcaaatgtgtTATCTGCTGAGCAGAAAGTCTGACCCAAACCTGATCGCAATATGTACTATTTCTCCAA comes from the Etheostoma spectabile isolate EspeVRDwgs_2016 chromosome 13, UIUC_Espe_1.0, whole genome shotgun sequence genome and includes:
- the haus1 gene encoding HAUS augmin-like complex subunit 1; translation: MCEKIKKVNSWLSAVFGDQPVPHFEVNTRTVDILYQLAQSSEARCRDTALLTEDLKQKASEYQAEGAHLRDVLLQGVGLSCASLSKPAADYLSALVDTAMVLGVRDTSLGSFMPAMNNLTNELLEKEKSNRRLERELRALRERLGVTLVLRSSLQEDINKTIKSQSVESAKAEERLLNMDFVTAKTKDLSSRRERAEAQLASRNMDKSITHQAIVQLSEEVTALKQEIIPLKKKLEPYMDLSPSPSLAQVKIEEAKRELAAIDSQLEMNMDFK
- the mis18a gene encoding protein Mis18-alpha, whose protein sequence is MAARQKSLKHRQENINTTFESSIDSTAVEEKLFGQAEEDEDGDGDDDGPVVFICGKCKLPVGDSMSWDGSEDCQNQIRLKRVTDNVVVGEDSRLHEASKRSLCLIVDLFCRGCNSVLGMVYASTPKNLDHKRFAFCLNVADIESYVLGSASQMLAAEGPKEQPVTLEYRGIVEQQLTEMKMLVMSMAQRLEEIDAGLQEECVVA